A window from Raphanus sativus cultivar WK10039 unplaced genomic scaffold, ASM80110v3 Scaffold1617, whole genome shotgun sequence encodes these proteins:
- the LOC108808981 gene encoding uncharacterized protein LOC108808981, with protein MSSSIRRLSLTRRLSSVVESYQRHLCGVKDEGDWFNSREWWEGGHTVSQSSSSKGNGVVSVVSHPCSLPSRESWVETERWLEKRYKEIMGRRDDGDKYKILGYQWRSLRFNDDTRQSTVKVMAASTSLQPTSIFYMQQPHCLAVPYLKSMVSVGLTSLTASKYDMTSAAIGKKQMRILCVGHGGGSLPLFLANHILGAVVDIVEIDPVVISESVRSMGFPAFSVMTSTGKRALPTPHIIDQVMWRGIHERLFLYQSEAKEFILNNQNNNSSTYDMIFMDAYDGADIFPHTLWDPNSLFMKALSQRLHHEHGTLVVNLHSGADISEEGLTAGKYVTKVGKAYKKGLMEENERNGLVFACEVPWLCNVSLVVSRGMISNGRHRDKIKTSLMKSSLEVDKILRLPFSCLDYLKTGLAII; from the exons TGAGCAGCGTCGTCGAGTCCTATCAACGGCATCTCTGCGGCGTGAAGGACGAAGGAGACTGGTTCAACTCGCGGGAATGGTGGGAAGGAGGTCACACCGTTTCACAATCTTCTTCTAGCAAAGGGAACGGCGTCGTTTCTGTGGTCTCCCACCCTTGTTCTCTCCCT AGTAGAGAATCATGGGTAGAAACTGAAAGATGGCTAGAGAAGAGGTATAAGGAGATAATGGGAAGAAGAGACGACGGAGACAAGTACAAGATACTTGGTTATCAATGGAGATCACTTCGCTTCAACGATGATACTCGTCAAAGCACTGTCAAAGTCATGGCTGCTTCTACATCTTTGCAACCCACTTCCATTTTCTACATGCAACAGCCTCATTGCCTTGCTGTTccat ATTTGAAGAGCATGGTTTCAGTGGGATTGACTTCTCTTACAGCTTCAAAATATGATATGACGAGTGCAGCTATTGGGAAGAAACAAATGCGCATATTATGCGTTGGTCACGGTGGAGGAAGCTTACCCTTGTTTTTAGCTAATCATATTCTTG GTGCTGTTGTTGACATAGTTGAGATCGACCCAGTAGTTATATCAGAGTCGGTTCGATCTATGGGCTTCCCTGCATTCTCTGTCATGACATCAACCGGAAAACGTGCGTTACCAACTCCTCACATTATTGACCAAGTGATGTGGCGAGGTATCCATGAGAGACTCTTCCTCTACCAGTCGGAAGCTAAGGAATTCATTCTcaataaccaaaataataatagttcTACTTATGACATGATCTTCATGGATGCTTATGATGGAGCTGACATTTTTCCACATACTCTGTGGGATCCCAATTCTCTCTTCATGAAAGCTCTGAGCCAAAGACTTCACCATGAGCATGGAACTCTGGTGGTGAACCTTCACTCTGGTGCAGACATCTCAGAAGAAGGTTTAACAGCGGGAAAGTATGTTACCAAAGTCGGTAAAGCCTATAAAAAGGGTTTGATGGAGGAGAATGAGAGGAATGGATTGGTTTTTGCATGTGAAGTTCCATGGCTATGTAATGTGTCTCTGGTGGTGAGCAGAGGCATGATTTCAAATGGAAGACATAGAGACAAAATCAAGACCAGTCTCATGAAGTCTTCCTTAGAAGTAGACAAAATTCTTCGTCTTCCTTTCTCTTGCCTGGATTACCTGAAAACTGGTCTTGCTATCATATAA